The following are from one region of the Natronosporangium hydrolyticum genome:
- the pepN gene encoding aminopeptidase N produces MPSLTMQEAAERSALVSVTAYELDVDLTGGDTTFRGTTLIRFAAAEPGAETFVELRPETLHRATLNGEALDPTALREGRLRLPRLRAENQLEVVADYRYSHASEGMHRFVDPADDEVYVYAQPSITQAPAFMACFDQPDLKATVTLRVTADPRWLVRANADGKQVSPGRWEFAATAPIATYLITLAAGPYHEVTGEHDGIPLAVLARASLGAHLRREAPEILEITAACLDHFHRLFGVRYPFGAYRQVFAPEFSWGAMEFPGCVLIRDELMFQGAVTDTERERRAVLLAHEMAHMWFGNLVTMRWWDDLWLNESFADYLGWRVVVEATRWRTAWTTYRVRRKTWGYAADQRPSTHPVAATAVTDTAQALANFDGISYAKGSAVLRQLVAWVGDDAFLAGLRSYFDAHAYGNATLQDLLGALTEASGRDLAGWAQPWLREAQVNTLRPELAWADGRLARCQIRQSAPPDYPTLRPHRVSVGVYDEGADGQLRRRERVLVDLSPERDGEVTPVPELASTPAGALLLVDDEDLSYAKVRLPEATGEEVASLLSRLADPLARAVCWGSLWDACRDAELPANRLVTVATSAMPTETELPLFETMLEVTVDTVADRYLPPSQRPAAYAAVAAACRDVLAAAPPGSGWQLAAARGLIRCAGPEDQSWLGSWLAGGAPAGLPVDAELRWRILCRLAVLGVVDDEQITAEAARDRSARGRQEAIRARAARPDPAAKAAAWQLIVADRELSNRLVLAAADGFWRPEHATQTQPYVARYFAEINETAGWRSEQMLAAVTQAAFPSYAVDAETLAAAQARLATGDLHPIVRRELGDAADDLRRALAARTEVVASAG; encoded by the coding sequence GTGCCAAGTCTCACCATGCAGGAAGCAGCGGAGCGGTCGGCGCTGGTCTCCGTCACCGCGTACGAACTGGATGTGGACCTCACCGGCGGGGATACCACCTTTCGCGGCACCACCCTGATCCGGTTCGCCGCCGCCGAACCCGGCGCCGAGACCTTCGTGGAGCTTCGGCCCGAGACGCTGCACCGCGCCACCCTCAACGGTGAGGCGCTGGACCCCACCGCCCTACGCGAGGGCCGGCTTCGGTTGCCACGGCTGCGCGCCGAGAACCAGCTGGAAGTGGTGGCCGACTACCGGTACTCGCACGCCAGCGAGGGCATGCACCGGTTCGTCGACCCGGCCGACGACGAGGTCTACGTCTATGCGCAACCCTCGATCACCCAGGCGCCGGCCTTCATGGCCTGCTTCGACCAGCCCGACCTGAAGGCTACGGTCACGCTCCGGGTCACCGCCGACCCACGGTGGCTGGTGCGGGCCAACGCCGACGGGAAGCAGGTCTCGCCGGGGCGCTGGGAGTTCGCGGCCACCGCGCCGATCGCCACCTACCTGATCACCCTGGCGGCCGGGCCGTACCACGAGGTGACCGGTGAGCACGACGGGATTCCGCTGGCGGTGCTGGCCCGCGCCTCGCTCGGAGCGCATCTGCGCCGGGAGGCGCCGGAGATCCTGGAGATCACCGCTGCCTGCCTCGACCACTTCCACCGACTATTCGGGGTCCGTTACCCGTTCGGCGCCTACCGGCAGGTGTTCGCCCCTGAGTTCAGCTGGGGCGCCATGGAGTTCCCGGGCTGCGTGCTGATCCGCGACGAGCTGATGTTCCAGGGCGCGGTCACCGACACCGAGCGGGAACGCCGGGCGGTGCTGCTGGCGCACGAGATGGCGCACATGTGGTTCGGCAACCTGGTGACCATGCGCTGGTGGGACGACCTGTGGCTGAACGAGTCGTTCGCCGACTACCTCGGCTGGCGGGTGGTGGTCGAGGCGACCCGTTGGCGGACCGCCTGGACGACCTACCGGGTGCGCCGCAAGACCTGGGGTTACGCGGCGGATCAGCGGCCCTCGACGCATCCGGTCGCCGCCACCGCGGTCACCGACACCGCCCAGGCGTTGGCGAACTTCGATGGGATCTCGTACGCGAAAGGGTCGGCGGTCCTGCGGCAGTTGGTCGCCTGGGTCGGTGACGACGCGTTCCTGGCGGGTCTCCGGTCGTACTTCGACGCCCACGCCTACGGCAACGCCACCCTGCAGGATCTGCTCGGGGCGCTCACCGAGGCCAGCGGCCGGGATCTGGCCGGCTGGGCGCAGCCGTGGCTGCGCGAAGCGCAGGTCAACACGCTGCGGCCGGAGCTTGCCTGGGCCGATGGCCGGCTGGCGCGGTGCCAGATCCGGCAGTCGGCGCCGCCGGACTATCCCACGCTACGCCCGCACCGGGTCAGCGTCGGCGTCTACGACGAGGGCGCCGATGGTCAGTTGCGGCGCCGGGAGCGGGTGCTGGTCGACCTATCGCCGGAGCGTGACGGCGAGGTCACGCCGGTGCCCGAACTGGCTTCGACGCCGGCCGGGGCGCTGCTACTGGTTGATGACGAAGACCTCAGCTACGCCAAGGTACGGCTGCCGGAGGCGACCGGCGAGGAGGTCGCCTCACTGCTGTCCAGACTGGCCGATCCGCTCGCCCGGGCAGTGTGTTGGGGGAGCCTGTGGGACGCCTGCCGGGACGCGGAGCTGCCCGCGAACCGGCTGGTGACGGTGGCGACTTCGGCGATGCCTACCGAGACCGAGCTACCGCTGTTCGAGACCATGCTCGAGGTGACTGTGGACACCGTCGCCGACCGGTACCTACCACCGTCGCAGCGACCCGCGGCGTACGCGGCGGTGGCGGCCGCCTGCCGGGATGTGCTGGCGGCCGCGCCGCCGGGCAGTGGTTGGCAGTTGGCGGCGGCCCGCGGGCTGATCCGCTGCGCCGGCCCCGAGGACCAGTCGTGGCTGGGCTCGTGGCTGGCCGGCGGGGCGCCCGCCGGGCTGCCGGTCGACGCAGAGCTGCGCTGGCGCATTCTGTGCCGGCTCGCGGTGCTGGGCGTGGTCGACGACGAGCAGATCACCGCCGAAGCGGCCCGGGATCGCAGCGCCCGCGGGCGGCAGGAGGCGATCCGCGCTCGGGCGGCCCGACCGGACCCGGCGGCCAAGGCGGCCGCGTGGCAATTGATCGTTGCGGACCGGGAGCTCTCCAACCGGCTGGTCCTGGCCGCCGCGGACGGCTTCTGGCGCCCCGAGCACGCGACCCAGACCCAGCCGTACGTAGCGCGGTACTTCGCTGAGATCAACGAGACGGCCGGTTGGCGTTCCGAACAGATGCTCGCGGCGGTAACTCAGGCCGCCTTCCCGAGCTATGCGGTCGATGCCGAGACACTG
- the trpS gene encoding tryptophan--tRNA ligase, producing MSPPVPTADRPAPTTAGQRPHPDTGRRVRRLTGLAPTGRLQLGNYLGAIRPMVTAQSTADDDANLVAIVDLHALTVDHRPHEVRAYTLEQATTLLAAGVDPASTTIYVQSQLPEHTELHYLLECVASHGEVHRMIQFRQRAQASGTGHSRLSLLTYPVLMAADILLHDTDEVPVGEDQRQHLELARDLASRFNNRYGETFTVPRAVTPRVAARIMDLSDPGAKMGKSRRSGQGVIYLLDPPDVLRRKIARAVTDQGREIRHDPIGQPGVANLLEIIAAGADTEPAEVAAGLSSYRQLKETAAEVVIDLLAPIQRRYLTLARDPHQVRAVLTAGRDRARTRASATVARARRALGLL from the coding sequence ATGTCTCCACCAGTCCCCACCGCCGACCGGCCAGCCCCGACCACAGCCGGTCAACGCCCGCACCCCGACACCGGCCGGCGCGTCCGCCGACTGACCGGGCTCGCCCCGACCGGCCGGCTACAACTCGGCAATTATCTCGGCGCGATCCGGCCCATGGTCACCGCGCAGTCCACCGCCGACGACGACGCCAACCTGGTCGCCATCGTGGACCTGCACGCGCTCACCGTGGACCATCGCCCCCACGAGGTACGGGCGTACACGCTGGAACAGGCGACGACGCTGCTCGCCGCCGGGGTGGACCCGGCCAGCACCACCATCTACGTTCAGTCGCAGCTGCCGGAACACACCGAACTGCACTATCTGCTGGAGTGTGTCGCCAGCCACGGCGAGGTCCATCGGATGATCCAGTTTCGGCAGCGGGCACAGGCGTCGGGGACCGGCCACAGCCGGTTGAGCCTACTCACCTATCCGGTGCTGATGGCGGCCGACATCTTGCTCCACGACACCGACGAGGTGCCGGTCGGCGAGGACCAACGCCAGCACCTGGAGCTCGCCCGCGACCTCGCCAGCCGATTCAACAACCGGTACGGCGAGACGTTTACGGTGCCCCGCGCGGTGACCCCCCGGGTAGCCGCACGGATCATGGACCTCAGTGATCCGGGCGCCAAGATGGGCAAGTCACGCCGCAGCGGCCAGGGCGTGATCTACCTGCTGGACCCGCCCGACGTACTGCGGCGGAAGATCGCCCGGGCGGTGACCGACCAGGGCAGGGAGATTCGGCACGACCCGATCGGACAGCCCGGCGTCGCCAACCTGTTGGAGATCATCGCGGCCGGCGCCGACACCGAACCGGCCGAGGTGGCCGCCGGCCTCTCTTCCTACCGCCAGCTGAAGGAGACGGCGGCCGAGGTGGTAATCGATCTCCTCGCCCCGATTCAGCGGCGCTACCTGACGCTGGCGAGAGACCCGCATCAGGTGCGGGCGGTCCTCACCGCTGGTCGGGACCGTGCCCGCACCCGAGCCAGCGCGACCGTCGCCCGGGCCCGTCGGGCGCTCGGGCTGCTGTAA
- the obgE gene encoding GTPase ObgE, whose amino-acid sequence MTSFVDRVALRIQAGDGGHGCVSIHREKFKPLGGPDGGNGGHGGDVLLVVDPGSHTLLDFHYRPRIKAPNGTQGQGAKRDGAAGTDLVLPVPDGTVVQTVAGEVLADLVGAGTTYVVARGGRGGRGNAALANSRRKAPGFAELGEPGEHREVVLELKSVADVGLVGFPSAGKSSLISAVSAARPKVADYPFTTLAPNLGVVRVADTTFTVADVPGLIPGAATGKGLGLEFLRHVERCAVLVHVIDTATMESERDPIRDIDAIEAELTAYGGLSDRPRLVALNKVDITDGRTLAELVRPELAARGLRVFEVSAATREGLRELTNAMAELVSASRGARGPVEPTRTVLRPTPIDDSGFAVTQAPDGVFVVAGARPERWVRQTNFDNDEAVGYLADRLARLGVEDALAKAGAEPGCTVRIGEREFDWQPTVHSDPDHVSAVRGADERLVDRPRRRTAAERLAARNARRRPPADEATAGEAAAGEAGEAAAETAAEGNEQ is encoded by the coding sequence ATGACCAGCTTTGTTGACCGGGTGGCCTTGCGGATCCAGGCTGGCGACGGCGGCCACGGCTGCGTCTCGATCCACCGGGAGAAGTTCAAGCCGCTCGGCGGCCCGGACGGCGGCAACGGCGGCCACGGCGGGGATGTCCTGCTGGTTGTCGACCCTGGCAGCCACACCCTGCTCGACTTCCATTACCGGCCCCGGATCAAGGCGCCCAACGGCACCCAGGGCCAGGGCGCCAAGCGTGACGGCGCCGCCGGTACCGACCTGGTCCTGCCGGTCCCGGACGGGACCGTCGTGCAGACCGTCGCCGGCGAGGTGCTCGCCGACCTGGTCGGCGCCGGCACCACCTATGTGGTGGCCCGCGGTGGGCGGGGTGGCCGCGGCAACGCCGCCCTCGCCAACAGCCGGCGCAAGGCGCCCGGCTTCGCCGAGCTCGGGGAGCCAGGGGAGCACCGCGAGGTGGTCCTTGAGCTCAAGAGCGTCGCCGACGTGGGGTTGGTCGGTTTTCCCTCGGCGGGTAAGTCCTCGCTGATCTCAGCGGTCTCGGCCGCCAGACCCAAGGTCGCCGACTATCCCTTCACCACTCTGGCGCCCAACCTGGGCGTGGTCCGGGTCGCCGACACCACGTTCACCGTCGCCGACGTGCCGGGGCTGATCCCCGGCGCCGCCACCGGCAAGGGGCTGGGGTTGGAGTTCCTCCGACACGTCGAACGCTGCGCGGTGCTGGTGCATGTGATCGACACCGCGACGATGGAGTCGGAGCGGGATCCGATCCGGGACATCGACGCGATCGAGGCGGAGCTGACCGCCTACGGTGGGCTGTCCGACCGGCCCCGGCTGGTCGCGCTCAACAAGGTCGACATCACCGACGGCCGTACCCTGGCGGAGCTGGTGCGGCCCGAGCTGGCCGCGCGGGGCCTGCGGGTCTTCGAGGTCAGCGCGGCGACCAGGGAAGGGCTACGGGAGCTCACCAACGCCATGGCCGAGTTGGTGTCGGCCTCCCGGGGAGCGCGCGGACCGGTCGAACCGACCCGCACCGTGCTGCGCCCGACGCCGATCGACGACAGCGGCTTCGCGGTCACGCAGGCGCCGGATGGTGTGTTCGTGGTCGCCGGTGCCCGACCGGAGCGTTGGGTGCGACAGACCAACTTCGACAACGACGAGGCGGTCGGCTACCTCGCGGACCGGTTGGCGCGGCTCGGGGTGGAGGATGCGCTGGCGAAAGCGGGCGCGGAGCCGGGCTGTACGGTCCGCATCGGCGAGCGCGAGTTCGACTGGCAACCAACTGTCCACTCCGACCCGGATCACGTGTCGGCGGTGCGCGGCGCCGATGAGCGGCTGGTCGACCGGCCGCGACGGCGCACCGCGGCGGAGCGGTTGGCGGCCCGCAACGCGCGGCGGCGGCCGCCCGCCGACGAGGCGACTGCCGGCGAGGCGGCTGCGGGCGAGGCGGGCGAGGCGGCCGCAGAGACCGCTGCCGAAGGCAACGAGCAGTAA
- the radC gene encoding RadC family protein, which produces MRIVDLPVSERPRERLRALGAAALADRELLAVVLGTGGAPGVGAHALAERLLARFGSLRAVGRAHPAELAAISGVGPAKAAALAAAFELARRAEQGEAATRVTSAADLASVAAPLLHGRTRERLVVVVCDRANRVLGCDVLSEGSADRSLLPVREVMVAVLRRDGSAFGLAHNHPSGNPTPSEDDVAATVRITQAADSAGIRFLDHVVVTDTGWQRVTGSPRDHTQPLADPGAPVPRTVAARQAIVARRGRVAQRALTARLHRRR; this is translated from the coding sequence ATGCGAATCGTCGATCTCCCAGTCTCGGAACGGCCCCGCGAGCGGCTCCGTGCGCTCGGCGCCGCCGCGCTCGCCGACCGCGAACTGCTCGCCGTGGTGCTCGGCACCGGCGGGGCACCCGGCGTCGGCGCCCACGCCCTCGCCGAGCGCCTGCTCGCCAGATTCGGCTCCCTGCGCGCGGTCGGGCGGGCCCACCCGGCCGAGCTGGCAGCCATCAGCGGGGTTGGGCCGGCCAAGGCCGCGGCGCTAGCCGCCGCGTTCGAACTTGCCCGCCGGGCGGAGCAGGGCGAGGCGGCCACCCGGGTGACGAGCGCCGCCGACCTGGCCAGCGTGGCGGCGCCGCTGTTACACGGGCGGACCAGGGAGCGGCTGGTGGTCGTCGTCTGCGACCGGGCCAACCGGGTGCTCGGCTGCGATGTGCTCTCGGAGGGGTCAGCCGATCGCAGTCTGCTGCCGGTTCGCGAAGTGATGGTGGCGGTCCTGCGCCGGGACGGCAGCGCCTTCGGGTTGGCGCACAATCATCCCAGCGGCAACCCGACCCCCAGTGAGGACGATGTGGCGGCCACGGTGCGGATCACGCAGGCGGCGGACTCCGCCGGCATCCGGTTCCTGGACCATGTGGTCGTGACCGACACCGGGTGGCAGCGGGTAACCGGCTCACCCCGCGACCACACGCAGCCGCTCGCCGACCCGGGCGCGCCGGTGCCCCGGACGGTCGCCGCCCGGCAGGCGATCGTCGCCCGCCGGGGCCGGGTGGCACAGCGTGCGCTGACGGCCCGGCTGCACCGGCGGCGATGA